The following are from one region of the Ignavibacteriota bacterium genome:
- a CDS encoding adenylate/guanylate cyclase domain-containing protein → MKFSDPITENKFYEKHFNQEIMQSELLREYVLGGVILLFASGSFINVFFFSTNYGDKIPELVTASAWILILFLFLVVRSFAVRRIIKNRMKKGKELPYYLRYVNAFLETSFPTIGLLILSIYFDPAAVLVSPMLMLYFLIIIISSLELDPRISFFIGAVAAIEYLLIVLFLIKDTEYHTHINVLGLPIAYFVSSVILFVSGILAGIVSIQIIKKVFNTFQAVEERNELEKIFGQQVSKEIVDEFIKNKMIIENQTRTACIMFLDIRGFSNFSEGKTPEEINKYQNSTLGFMIEIVNKHSGIVNQILGDGFMATFGAPIQKENYCIDAVNASLEIISSLKMKNENKEIPFTNVGIGLHSGEVITGNVGTADRKQYSVIGNSVIMAARLEQLNKEYNTNILISKEVLDKISIQNINAVFLGSVNVKGRSAPVEVYKLA, encoded by the coding sequence ATGAAATTTTCTGATCCGATTACTGAAAATAAATTTTACGAAAAGCATTTTAATCAGGAAATAATGCAGTCGGAACTTCTGCGCGAGTATGTGCTTGGTGGAGTAATTCTTCTTTTTGCATCCGGTTCTTTTATCAATGTTTTTTTCTTCAGTACAAATTACGGCGATAAAATTCCAGAATTAGTCACTGCCTCTGCATGGATTTTAATTCTTTTTCTTTTTCTCGTTGTACGCTCATTTGCTGTAAGAAGAATTATAAAAAATCGAATGAAGAAGGGAAAAGAACTTCCCTACTATCTCAGATATGTTAATGCATTTTTGGAAACTTCTTTTCCAACCATCGGTTTATTAATTCTTTCGATATATTTTGATCCTGCCGCCGTACTCGTTTCGCCCATGCTGATGCTGTACTTTTTAATCATAATTATTTCAAGCCTTGAACTTGATCCAAGAATTAGTTTTTTTATAGGTGCAGTTGCTGCAATCGAATATCTTTTAATTGTTTTGTTTCTAATAAAGGATACTGAATATCACACGCATATTAATGTGCTTGGTTTGCCGATTGCATATTTCGTCAGTAGTGTGATTCTTTTTGTATCCGGTATTTTAGCAGGAATAGTTTCCATACAGATTATAAAAAAAGTGTTTAATACTTTTCAGGCAGTTGAAGAAAGAAATGAACTGGAGAAAATTTTTGGTCAGCAGGTATCGAAAGAAATTGTGGATGAATTCATAAAGAACAAAATGATAATTGAGAACCAGACGCGAACGGCTTGTATTATGTTTCTTGATATCCGCGGCTTTTCAAATTTTTCTGAAGGTAAAACTCCCGAAGAGATAAACAAATATCAGAACAGTACTCTCGGTTTTATGATTGAAATTGTAAATAAGCACAGTGGGATTGTGAACCAGATTCTCGGTGATGGTTTTATGGCAACTTTCGGCGCACCAATACAAAAAGAAAATTATTGCATAGATGCTGTTAACGCTTCTCTGGAAATTATTTCTTCACTGAAAATGAAAAATGAAAACAAAGAAATTCCGTTTACAAATGTGGGAATTGGTTTACACTCCGGTGAAGTGATAACCGGAAATGTTGGTACTGCCGATAGAAAACAATACTCAGTAATCGGAAACTCTGTGATAATGGCAGCTCGGCTTGAACAGTTAAATAAAGAATACAATACAAATATTTTAATTTCAAAAGAAGTACTTGACAAAATTTCAATTCAAAATATCAACGCTGTATTTCTGGGCTCTGTAAATGTAAAAGGAAGATCTGCACCTGTTGAAGTATATAAACTAGCTTAA
- a CDS encoding thioesterase family protein, translating to MPRIKIELPQKFIFKTELALRITDINYGGHLGNDSLLSIIHEARVRFLNHLGYSESNLEGNGIIMIDAAIQYKSEGFYGDSLIIEIDVNSFSGIGCDFVYRITNKSNGKVIALAKTGIVFFNYEKRKTVSVPSEFALKIESLT from the coding sequence ATGCCCAGAATAAAAATTGAACTTCCTCAAAAATTTATTTTCAAAACTGAATTAGCACTCCGCATAACAGATATTAACTATGGTGGTCATCTTGGAAATGATTCATTACTTTCTATAATTCATGAAGCAAGAGTTAGATTTCTCAATCATCTCGGATATTCTGAATCAAATTTAGAAGGAAACGGAATAATAATGATTGACGCAGCCATTCAATATAAATCGGAAGGATTTTACGGAGATTCATTAATCATCGAAATAGATGTTAACAGTTTTTCGGGGATAGGATGTGATTTTGTTTACCGCATTACAAACAAAAGTAACGGAAAAGTAATTGCTCTTGCCAAAACCGGAATAGTTTTCTTCAATTATGAAAAAAGAAAAACAGTTTCAGTGCCTTCAGAATTTGCATTGAAGATTGAGAGTTTAACTTGA
- the gpmA gene encoding 2,3-diphosphoglycerate-dependent phosphoglycerate mutase, with protein MYKIVLLRHGESTWNKENRFTGWTDVDLSEKGFQEAKKAGQVLKAEGYKFDIAYTSVLKRAIRTLWISLDEMDLMWIPVIRNWRLNERHYGALQGLNKAETALKFGEDQVKIWRRSYDIQPPFLDKNDERYPGKDPRYADLTENELPLTECLKDTVARFVPYWEGTITNSIKQGKKVLITAHGNSLRALVKYLDNIPDKEIVELNIPTGIPLVYELDNNLKSIKSYYLGNQEEIAKAAAAVANQGKSK; from the coding sequence ATGTACAAAATAGTTTTATTACGTCACGGAGAAAGTACATGGAATAAAGAGAATCGTTTTACCGGCTGGACGGACGTTGATCTCTCTGAAAAAGGTTTTCAGGAAGCAAAAAAAGCCGGACAAGTTTTAAAAGCTGAAGGTTATAAATTTGATATTGCTTATACATCTGTTCTGAAAAGAGCTATCCGGACTTTATGGATATCTCTTGATGAAATGGATTTAATGTGGATTCCTGTAATTCGTAACTGGCGATTAAATGAAAGACACTACGGTGCATTACAAGGATTGAACAAAGCTGAGACAGCACTAAAGTTTGGTGAAGACCAGGTAAAAATCTGGAGAAGAAGTTATGATATACAGCCACCTTTTTTAGATAAGAATGATGAAAGATATCCGGGTAAAGATCCGCGCTATGCTGATTTAACTGAAAATGAATTACCGTTAACTGAATGTTTGAAGGATACAGTTGCACGTTTCGTTCCTTATTGGGAAGGAACAATTACTAATTCAATCAAACAAGGAAAAAAAGTTTTAATCACAGCACACGGAAACAGTCTTCGCGCTTTAGTGAAATATCTGGACAATATCCCCGATAAAGAAATTGTCGAATTGAATATCCCGACAGGAATACCACTTGTTTATGAACTTGATAACAATCTGAAATCAATAAAAAGTTATTATCTTGGTAACCAGGAAGAAATTGCAAAAGCAGCAGCGGCTGTCGCAAACCAGGGAAAGTCCAAATAA
- a CDS encoding PorV/PorQ family protein has protein sequence MLKKIFFISVSILLSITSTNAQTVFGKYAGEFMAIGIGGRPLGMGGAFTGIADDVTSGYYNPAGLANINYPQLSLMHSEQFGNLVNYDYGAVAIPFQEDMSFGLSVMRLAVDGIPDTRNALIDGQTGQLITDINNMYARLDYSKITEFSNQDWAVYLSFAKRQWKDFYWGANVKIIRRDIAEFGATGIGFDIGAFWMPIENLSVGGNLQDATTTLVAWSTGTNELISPTLKLGSAYRITEILGGYIMPAVDIDVRFENRQFASQFNVGPVSFDAHAGLEWNIKNLVYVRGGYSDVKQFTVGAGVKLPKLNIDYSFARFSQSELDRLPDSHRISLILTLEEPRFMRDGL, from the coding sequence ATGCTGAAAAAAATATTCTTCATCTCAGTATCCATTCTACTCTCTATCACATCAACAAATGCTCAAACAGTTTTCGGTAAATACGCCGGTGAATTTATGGCGATCGGTATCGGCGGAAGACCACTTGGAATGGGTGGAGCGTTTACGGGAATTGCTGATGACGTAACTTCGGGTTATTACAACCCTGCAGGATTAGCTAATATAAATTATCCTCAACTTTCCCTAATGCATTCGGAACAGTTTGGCAATCTTGTTAATTATGATTACGGCGCAGTTGCAATTCCTTTTCAGGAAGATATGAGTTTTGGATTAAGTGTAATGCGTCTTGCAGTTGATGGTATTCCCGATACCAGAAATGCATTGATTGACGGTCAAACCGGTCAGCTTATTACTGATATCAATAACATGTATGCTCGTCTTGATTACTCAAAGATTACTGAATTCAGCAATCAGGATTGGGCAGTCTATCTTTCATTTGCAAAAAGACAATGGAAAGATTTTTACTGGGGCGCAAATGTTAAAATAATCCGCAGAGATATTGCTGAATTTGGCGCAACCGGAATTGGATTTGACATTGGAGCGTTCTGGATGCCAATTGAAAATTTAAGCGTAGGTGGAAATCTTCAGGATGCAACAACTACTTTAGTTGCCTGGAGTACTGGAACTAATGAACTTATTTCTCCAACACTTAAATTAGGAAGTGCTTATAGAATTACTGAAATACTCGGCGGATATATTATGCCCGCTGTTGATATTGATGTTCGTTTTGAAAACCGACAATTTGCATCACAATTTAATGTTGGTCCTGTAAGTTTCGATGCTCATGCAGGTCTTGAGTGGAATATTAAAAATCTGGTTTATGTTCGAGGTGGTTACAGTGATGTAAAGCAATTTACGGTAGGTGCAGGAGTTAAACTGCCAAAGTTAAACATCGATTATTCATTCGCTCGTTTTAGCCAATCTGAATTAGACAGACTTCCTGACTCACACAGAATTTCACTCATTCTTACACTTGAAGAACCGAGATTTATGAGGGATGGTCTATAG
- a CDS encoding MTH1187 family thiamine-binding protein: MKVLLDLCVVPIGVGVSVSEYIAACQQILKQAGLKHEMHMYGTNIEGDWDKVMTAVKKCHEVVHQMGAPRISSSIRLGTRTDKNQTMEDKIKSVIDKL, translated from the coding sequence ATGAAAGTATTATTAGATCTTTGCGTTGTTCCAATTGGCGTAGGTGTATCCGTTTCAGAATATATTGCTGCCTGTCAGCAAATTCTGAAGCAAGCAGGTCTGAAACACGAAATGCATATGTATGGTACCAACATCGAAGGTGATTGGGATAAAGTAATGACTGCCGTAAAGAAATGTCATGAAGTTGTCCATCAAATGGGCGCCCCAAGAATATCCAGTTCAATCAGACTGGGAACCCGAACTGATAAAAATCAAACTATGGAAGATAAAATAAAAAGTGTGATAGATAAACTTTAA
- a CDS encoding AEC family transporter — protein sequence MIDNIIFTGNVIAPVFLLVALGYFVKRINVINENFVEVTSKFVYSVSLPALVFINIARIDLSEAIEFDQIIYVYAATLISFFLIWIFSIPFIKDGKNLSVFVQGAYRSNFAIVGLAIISKLFGAYALGKAAIVLAFILPLYNILAVIILTVPLRKERKLDMKSTAYEILFNPLIIAVIVGLPFSYYKIELPYFINLTIGFLSELALPLALIGIGGSLNIQNIKKASGLAFTSSALKITVVPLILTLGAYHFGFRGLDLGIMFILFASPTAIVSFIMAEAMGANGKLAGNIVLISTVASVITIAFGIVILKELSLI from the coding sequence TTGATTGATAACATTATTTTCACCGGAAATGTTATTGCTCCAGTATTCCTGCTGGTTGCGCTTGGCTACTTTGTAAAGAGAATTAATGTCATAAACGAAAATTTTGTTGAAGTGACTTCAAAGTTCGTTTATTCAGTTTCGCTGCCGGCACTTGTATTTATTAACATCGCTAGGATAGATTTAAGCGAAGCAATAGAATTTGACCAAATTATTTATGTATATGCTGCAACGCTGATCAGCTTTTTTCTAATATGGATTTTTTCAATTCCATTTATTAAAGACGGAAAAAACCTTAGTGTATTTGTTCAGGGTGCTTATCGAAGCAACTTTGCAATCGTTGGATTGGCAATTATCTCAAAACTATTCGGAGCTTATGCACTTGGTAAAGCAGCCATTGTTCTCGCTTTCATTTTACCGCTATATAATATTCTCGCTGTAATAATCTTAACTGTTCCGCTTCGTAAGGAAAGAAAGTTAGATATGAAATCAACGGCGTATGAAATTTTGTTTAATCCACTGATCATTGCCGTGATAGTAGGTTTGCCCTTCTCATATTATAAAATTGAATTGCCTTATTTCATAAATTTAACAATTGGTTTTTTATCAGAACTTGCTTTGCCGCTGGCATTAATTGGTATTGGTGGTTCATTAAATATTCAAAATATAAAAAAAGCTTCCGGGCTTGCGTTTACATCCTCCGCATTAAAAATAACTGTCGTGCCTTTAATCTTAACTCTTGGCGCATACCATTTTGGTTTCAGAGGATTGGATTTGGGGATTATGTTTATCTTGTTTGCTTCTCCGACTGCAATAGTAAGCTTTATTATGGCAGAAGCGATGGGTGCAAACGGCAAGCTTGCAGGAAATATTGTGTTGATCAGTACTGTTGCATCGGTTATTACAATTGCATTCGGGATAGTAATTCTGAAGGAACTTTCATTAATTTGA